Proteins from one Leptospira wolffii serovar Khorat str. Khorat-H2 genomic window:
- a CDS encoding 16S rRNA (uracil(1498)-N(3))-methyltransferase yields the protein MSDEEIVFFREDASYSPNLKLEGEEISHLKALRSFGEDKIVVIKDGRANSFYYKVPASSKNGELIRTEKKERPSNEAKLATAIPKGNRLEWLIQKGTELGITKFTFLVFAHSDRKDLNPERLWKVAAEACAQSKQDFVPEIEGPFRLEEFLQKVKASPEKLILLDPRANESLGADTIFGKTVIVGPEGGFRSEEIAEIEAASEGRFRIGESILRIETACLYAASLFRLGSIR from the coding sequence ATGTCCGACGAAGAAATCGTTTTTTTCCGCGAGGACGCTTCCTATTCTCCGAACCTGAAGTTGGAAGGAGAAGAAATTTCCCATCTAAAGGCTTTGCGTTCCTTCGGCGAGGACAAGATAGTCGTGATCAAGGACGGGAGAGCGAATTCTTTCTATTATAAAGTTCCCGCTTCCTCTAAAAACGGAGAATTGATTCGCACGGAGAAGAAGGAGAGGCCTTCTAACGAAGCGAAACTTGCCACCGCGATACCCAAAGGAAATCGTTTGGAATGGCTGATCCAAAAAGGGACCGAACTCGGAATTACCAAATTCACTTTTTTAGTCTTCGCTCATTCCGACAGAAAGGATCTGAATCCGGAGAGACTCTGGAAAGTGGCCGCCGAGGCATGCGCCCAATCCAAGCAGGATTTCGTTCCTGAGATAGAAGGGCCTTTCCGCTTGGAGGAGTTCCTACAGAAGGTGAAGGCCTCTCCTGAGAAGCTGATTCTTTTGGATCCTAGGGCGAATGAGAGTTTGGGGGCGGATACGATTTTCGGAAAGACGGTGATCGTGGGCCCGGAGGGAGGATTTCGAAGCGAGGAAATCGCCGAAATAGAAGCCGCTTCCGAAGGAAGATTTCGAATCGGAGAATCGATTTTGCGCATAGAAACGGCCTGTTTGTATGCTGCTTCCTTATTTCGTTTGGGATCGATTCGTTAA
- the thiS gene encoding sulfur carrier protein ThiS, translated as MKVNGKELSVGELSSPSVSALLQSLKLKPETVAIQRNGEILKRGIWEEISLKEEDRIEILKFVGGG; from the coding sequence ATGAAGGTAAACGGGAAAGAACTTTCGGTTGGGGAACTTTCTTCTCCAAGCGTTTCCGCATTATTACAAAGCCTGAAATTGAAACCGGAAACCGTGGCCATCCAAAGGAACGGTGAAATTCTAAAGAGAGGAATCTGGGAAGAAATTTCTCTTAAGGAAGAGGACCGGATCGAAATCCTAAAATTCGTAGGAGGCGGTTGA
- a CDS encoding thiamine phosphate synthase yields MNPSVRRPRTGFWKSSGIYPILDLEYCSKYGKNPLQLVSLWNRHKDVIPFYQLRAKKAELREVREVYGSLILNFPDFPLILNDYWKEALDWEAFGLHIGKEDYQTLTESEKTSLHSSSLYLGTSCHTLEDLSHLVPGEWDYTGLGPIFVTGSKETEDVPTGESILSRALEILPDLPITPIGGIGPKEIKGIVNISPFLFAMIASASEEEAFSECVEVLRKFRTRTDRNTDGF; encoded by the coding sequence TTGAATCCATCTGTCCGGAGGCCCAGAACCGGATTCTGGAAATCTTCTGGAATTTATCCCATTCTGGATTTGGAATACTGTTCCAAATACGGAAAGAATCCTTTGCAATTGGTGTCTCTTTGGAATCGTCATAAGGACGTAATTCCTTTTTACCAACTCCGAGCTAAGAAGGCCGAATTAAGAGAGGTCCGGGAAGTTTACGGATCCTTGATTCTCAATTTTCCGGATTTTCCTCTTATACTCAATGATTATTGGAAAGAAGCTTTGGATTGGGAAGCTTTCGGATTACATATAGGAAAGGAAGATTACCAAACCTTAACCGAATCCGAGAAAACCAGTCTGCATTCCAGTTCTCTATATCTCGGAACCTCCTGCCATACCTTAGAGGATCTCTCTCATCTGGTCCCGGGAGAATGGGATTACACCGGACTCGGTCCGATCTTTGTAACGGGATCCAAAGAAACCGAAGACGTTCCTACGGGAGAGTCCATTCTTTCCCGGGCTTTGGAGATTCTGCCGGACCTTCCCATCACTCCCATCGGAGGAATCGGTCCTAAGGAAATCAAAGGCATTGTAAACATTTCTCCCTTTCTGTTTGCAATGATCGCTTCCGCTTCGGAAGAGGAGGCGTTTTCGGAATGCGTGGAGGTACTACGCAAATTCCGAACCCGGACGGATAGAAATACGGACGGTTTCTAA
- a CDS encoding WecB/TagA/CpsF family glycosyltransferase: MKQPGEIRHLSAKDDRDYLLDYQTLNVENLERTPILGVPFDNASLDEAVAKIYHLMEEKDKFHHVLLLDPIKTMALRKGKKLHRIAQKAGLILAEGAGLQWAARKLGGELKERIPTIALMMDLVRLCELRNYSIFLLGGKEEIVEKVYFNLSRHFPGVRIVGRHAGYLNTQRELLVKESIRKTSPNIIFLAMDFPEQEIWVENNTAFFGHAVVIGVGGAMDILSGKVKKAPNYFKLKGLTWFWRILVRPWRLLRLSRMIGFFVLVWVKSWFVKKPK, from the coding sequence ATGAAACAACCCGGGGAAATACGCCATCTCTCCGCAAAGGACGATCGGGATTACCTTCTCGATTACCAGACCCTAAATGTGGAAAATTTGGAGAGAACTCCTATCCTAGGCGTGCCTTTCGACAACGCTAGCTTGGATGAGGCGGTTGCTAAGATTTATCATCTCATGGAGGAGAAGGATAAATTTCACCACGTTCTTCTTTTGGATCCGATCAAGACCATGGCCTTGCGTAAAGGTAAGAAGTTGCACCGGATCGCGCAAAAAGCCGGGCTCATTCTTGCAGAAGGGGCCGGATTGCAATGGGCAGCCAGAAAACTGGGTGGAGAACTAAAAGAAAGAATCCCCACCATCGCTCTTATGATGGACCTGGTCCGACTCTGCGAACTTAGAAATTATTCCATTTTTCTTTTAGGCGGCAAAGAGGAAATCGTAGAGAAAGTCTACTTCAATCTTTCCCGACATTTTCCAGGAGTGAGAATCGTTGGAAGACATGCCGGCTATTTGAATACCCAGAGAGAATTGTTAGTCAAGGAATCCATCCGTAAAACCAGTCCGAATATTATATTTCTTGCAATGGATTTTCCGGAGCAGGAAATCTGGGTCGAAAACAATACCGCATTTTTCGGTCACGCAGTGGTGATCGGCGTCGGCGGAGCCATGGATATTCTCTCCGGAAAAGTCAAAAAGGCGCCGAACTACTTCAAACTAAAGGGCTTAACTTGGTTTTGGAGAATTCTTGTTCGACCTTGGAGGCTTCTGCGACTAAGTAGAATGATCGGATTCTTCGTTTTGGTCTGGGTCAAATCCTGGTTCGTTAAAAAACCTAAATGA
- a CDS encoding tetratricopeptide repeat protein — MAEPSSSNYSDQELEQIRSILEPLSKNPESSEDLNPMLSSFRDKMGYSVPISIGDEDEESSDSEDSFDLGDEEEAAPLEKPKPLSFSDDDDIDLDELLTTEPSAQQSEPETDAGEDPFGDFDSTPDADDFGDFGTPQEQASEDPFAEQPAGDDFGDFGAPADSGTDPFADTGAGGDDPFASFDQTPGLDAPLEDFGTPTDSGADPFADAGAGGDDPFADFGAADSPSDSLDDFGETPAASSEDPFAGFDASDMENAPGDEFGLEEGDPFAASPTAGDTDFGDLGFDSEPSGGTGLEDFSSEPTHGDSDPFADFAPVAGGGDDPFSDLSGATSIPESDPFADFSAEPAGDMEIESVPESADFTSFSPDLDADADSEDMGTPSFEEDLRSLGGEDKDEIDKSLTDEELAIIQKEILRYPPLLRRTVIESIVQDRLSKKAQRDLLELIKVESSPEDVAEFLSSAIGVTVSLTDRTGAYSADGVPIISSDPIYTREGLAERRKKLKRTFLTAAAAVLLVFGGYFTYKHIILPRQAAQNYEAGLEQIRELGAKRFAGSLKEEERNKLLISIEDSYDKGSDIDPYNLKYMNLYGVEYSRAGEYERAFEKLFGRIEPDLGFAGTNESWNRREQAPLVRLAQGESWNDKKLKYNSALNKGVEGIKLLLDQEKTPRKVVVPGAFLVMRLKDREHHNDTYRNLGWFHSQIMPDFAEPSEGKKGRYKNDALAVDYYSKVFTDGESPYDELSTSGIAKIYYNRREFGKAASFYNRIVEANPKSLPGQSGLVSTYIEMWKESGDPQFVLNHHRLLRNNLDMESELPFYTQAKLASFYASIDPEELRIKYNINPVDQVSGIEIEESALRLLDTIYRKSMEDERTGVEIEGKDYAEGYYQRGQYYLTKKENIQARRFFEKAATLDPKHWLAVLELAEHSIRVGNFEEAKDLLKEAQNRYDASERWFGSKDEDETLYEGNPARIHFALGKIRYLLSAGLSDKDSLKEFPGRKIYPFRSRSETDGKSLSVLKEEEEKRNRRNELRNSLQEFALVESEEAKFDLIRKWRRELPPSLIREMKFFKGWVEYMDSDFDKALVDWTGFEDKDEYDNPTLLMGKGNAFFYTGQTKTALGYFLRVKEDMEEKLSQMGSPKTDDPYHQEVFQTLTAAYNNIGACYENLSKKANAQQSENYTAQALQHYWKAIETARKINEASEISLSNKDLLFKKEALKREPLLEDWVSPTLDSIKDLVRK; from the coding sequence ATGGCAGAGCCTTCTTCTTCTAATTACTCGGACCAAGAACTAGAGCAAATCCGTTCTATTCTGGAACCCCTCAGTAAGAACCCGGAATCTTCGGAAGACTTAAATCCGATGCTTTCCTCATTTCGAGACAAGATGGGGTATTCCGTACCCATTTCCATAGGGGACGAAGACGAGGAGTCTTCCGATTCGGAGGATAGTTTCGATCTAGGGGACGAAGAAGAAGCGGCTCCATTAGAAAAACCGAAACCATTGTCCTTCTCAGATGATGACGATATCGATTTAGACGAATTACTTACTACGGAACCCTCCGCTCAGCAAAGCGAGCCGGAAACGGATGCTGGAGAAGATCCCTTCGGTGATTTCGATTCCACCCCAGACGCAGACGATTTCGGAGATTTCGGGACTCCCCAAGAACAAGCTTCCGAAGATCCTTTCGCGGAACAACCTGCCGGAGACGACTTCGGAGATTTCGGTGCCCCTGCGGATTCCGGCACGGATCCATTTGCTGATACGGGGGCGGGAGGAGACGATCCTTTTGCAAGTTTCGATCAAACCCCGGGACTAGATGCACCTTTAGAAGATTTCGGAACTCCTACGGATTCCGGTGCGGACCCGTTTGCAGATGCGGGAGCGGGAGGAGACGATCCTTTTGCGGATTTCGGAGCCGCGGATTCCCCTTCCGATTCTTTGGACGATTTCGGTGAAACACCTGCGGCTTCTTCCGAAGATCCGTTTGCAGGATTCGATGCGAGCGATATGGAAAATGCTCCCGGCGACGAATTCGGATTGGAAGAAGGAGATCCCTTCGCAGCTTCCCCAACAGCCGGCGATACTGATTTTGGAGACTTAGGATTCGATTCCGAGCCTTCCGGTGGAACCGGTCTGGAAGATTTTTCTTCCGAACCGACCCATGGAGATAGCGATCCTTTTGCGGACTTCGCACCCGTTGCTGGAGGAGGAGACGATCCATTTTCCGATTTATCCGGAGCCACTTCCATTCCCGAATCGGATCCGTTCGCAGACTTCTCCGCGGAACCCGCCGGAGATATGGAAATCGAGAGCGTTCCCGAGTCGGCGGACTTCACGAGTTTCTCTCCCGATTTGGATGCGGATGCGGATTCCGAGGATATGGGGACGCCTTCCTTCGAAGAAGATTTGCGTTCTCTAGGCGGAGAAGACAAGGACGAAATAGACAAGTCCCTTACTGACGAAGAATTAGCCATCATCCAAAAAGAAATACTACGTTATCCTCCCCTTCTCCGTAGGACGGTAATCGAATCCATCGTTCAGGATCGCCTTTCCAAAAAGGCGCAAAGAGATCTACTCGAACTCATTAAAGTGGAAAGTAGTCCGGAAGATGTTGCAGAATTCCTTTCTTCCGCTATAGGTGTAACCGTTTCCTTAACGGACAGAACCGGTGCCTATTCTGCGGACGGAGTTCCCATTATCTCCTCCGATCCGATCTACACGAGAGAAGGGCTCGCAGAGAGAAGAAAAAAACTTAAGAGAACATTCCTTACCGCGGCCGCGGCCGTCCTCCTCGTATTCGGCGGTTATTTCACATACAAACATATCATTCTTCCTAGACAAGCCGCGCAGAATTACGAGGCGGGATTAGAGCAAATCCGGGAGCTCGGAGCGAAACGATTCGCGGGAAGCCTAAAGGAGGAAGAGAGAAATAAACTGCTCATCAGCATAGAGGATTCCTACGACAAGGGTTCGGATATAGATCCTTACAATCTGAAATACATGAATCTCTACGGAGTGGAGTATAGTAGGGCCGGAGAATATGAAAGAGCCTTCGAGAAATTATTCGGAAGAATAGAACCTGACCTGGGATTTGCCGGTACGAACGAATCCTGGAACAGAAGAGAACAAGCTCCCCTCGTTCGCTTAGCTCAGGGAGAATCCTGGAACGATAAAAAGTTAAAATATAACTCCGCACTCAATAAAGGCGTAGAAGGAATTAAACTTCTATTGGATCAGGAAAAGACTCCGCGCAAAGTGGTGGTACCGGGGGCCTTCCTGGTCATGCGCCTAAAAGACAGAGAGCATCACAACGATACTTATCGTAACCTTGGATGGTTCCATTCCCAGATCATGCCGGATTTTGCGGAGCCTTCCGAAGGCAAAAAGGGTCGCTATAAGAATGATGCGCTCGCCGTGGATTATTATAGCAAGGTCTTCACGGACGGAGAAAGCCCTTACGACGAGTTATCCACTTCCGGAATCGCGAAAATCTATTATAACCGGAGAGAATTCGGAAAGGCGGCATCCTTCTATAATCGCATCGTGGAAGCGAATCCGAAAAGCTTGCCGGGACAATCAGGATTAGTTTCCACTTATATAGAAATGTGGAAGGAAAGCGGAGATCCCCAGTTCGTATTGAACCACCATAGACTTCTTAGAAATAATTTGGATATGGAGTCGGAACTCCCTTTCTACACCCAAGCCAAACTCGCATCCTTCTACGCCTCCATCGATCCGGAAGAATTGCGTATCAAATACAATATCAATCCAGTGGACCAGGTTTCCGGAATCGAGATTGAGGAAAGTGCGCTCCGCCTTTTGGATACAATCTACAGAAAATCCATGGAAGATGAAAGGACAGGGGTGGAAATCGAAGGTAAGGATTATGCGGAAGGATATTACCAAAGGGGCCAGTATTATCTGACCAAAAAGGAAAATATCCAGGCCAGAAGATTCTTCGAGAAGGCGGCGACCCTGGATCCCAAACATTGGTTGGCCGTTCTGGAACTCGCAGAACATTCCATCCGTGTCGGAAATTTCGAAGAGGCTAAAGATCTACTAAAAGAAGCCCAAAACCGTTACGATGCTTCCGAGCGTTGGTTCGGATCCAAGGACGAGGACGAGACACTATATGAAGGCAACCCGGCCAGAATCCATTTCGCCCTGGGAAAAATACGTTATCTGTTATCCGCAGGACTTTCGGATAAGGATTCTTTGAAAGAATTTCCGGGAAGAAAGATCTATCCTTTCCGCTCCCGTTCCGAAACGGACGGCAAGAGTCTTTCTGTGCTAAAAGAAGAAGAGGAAAAACGAAATCGTAGAAACGAACTCCGTAATTCTCTCCAAGAATTCGCACTTGTGGAATCCGAAGAGGCGAAATTCGATCTGATCCGTAAATGGAGAAGAGAACTTCCTCCAAGTCTGATAAGAGAGATGAAATTCTTCAAGGGCTGGGTAGAGTATATGGACTCCGATTTCGATAAGGCTCTCGTGGATTGGACCGGATTTGAAGATAAGGACGAGTATGATAACCCTACTCTTCTCATGGGAAAAGGAAACGCATTCTTCTATACAGGCCAGACGAAAACCGCTTTAGGTTATTTTCTGAGAGTAAAAGAGGATATGGAAGAAAAACTCTCCCAAATGGGATCGCCTAAAACGGACGATCCTTATCACCAGGAAGTTTTTCAAACTCTAACTGCCGCCTATAATAATATCGGGGCCTGCTATGAGAATCTTTCCAAAAAGGCAAACGCGCAGCAGTCCGAAAATTATACGGCCCAGGCCTTACAACATTATTGGAAAGCGATAGAAACCGCGAGAAAGATCAACGAGGCGAGTGAAATTTCCCTATCCAACAAAGATCTTCTCTTTAAGAAAGAAGCTCTGAAACGAGAGCCCTTATTGGAAGATTGGGTTTCTCCTACTTTGGATTCTATCAAAGACTTGGTTAGGAAATAG
- a CDS encoding carbohydrate-binding protein — protein MIRVHKAKTVALITLILTFALAAEEAEDWMGAFRSVDYEEGEEALPTEKIYYFWQLENLRKAVPPRFIRFVDTASSLRTGRLLNRGVLFSYEGLENDEVSVCGEFNHWQCIPLQKNDKGVFYGVVELVQDDLYQAKPAYDYKFRVDGIFSHDPENPDSVEDGSGSLVSRISFREGGPNKQASARVLEDSPYEEKEFRTVEFRIYQPQAESVSLIGNFNHWDPESDFLEKERNGVFRIVKKLKPGEYQYNFVVDGKVTLDTYNPLTLLREDTGEISSALLVPDRSGVLERK, from the coding sequence ATGATCCGGGTACATAAAGCCAAGACAGTCGCCTTAATCACATTGATCCTGACCTTTGCACTAGCCGCCGAGGAGGCGGAAGATTGGATGGGGGCCTTCCGGTCCGTGGATTACGAGGAGGGAGAAGAAGCTCTTCCTACCGAGAAAATCTATTATTTCTGGCAATTGGAGAATCTTCGGAAGGCGGTTCCGCCCAGATTCATCCGTTTTGTGGACACTGCGTCCTCTTTGAGAACCGGAAGGTTACTGAATCGAGGGGTCCTTTTCAGTTATGAGGGCCTCGAAAACGACGAGGTAAGCGTTTGCGGAGAATTCAACCATTGGCAATGCATTCCGCTCCAAAAGAACGATAAGGGAGTCTTTTACGGAGTGGTGGAACTAGTGCAGGACGATCTTTATCAAGCCAAACCGGCTTACGATTATAAGTTTCGGGTAGACGGGATTTTCTCTCATGACCCTGAAAATCCGGATTCTGTGGAAGACGGCAGCGGTTCCTTGGTTTCCAGGATTTCCTTTCGAGAGGGGGGACCGAATAAGCAAGCCAGCGCACGGGTTCTGGAGGATTCACCTTATGAGGAAAAAGAATTTAGGACCGTGGAATTCCGCATCTACCAACCCCAGGCGGAATCGGTTAGCCTGATCGGAAATTTCAATCATTGGGATCCCGAGTCCGATTTTTTGGAAAAAGAAAGAAACGGAGTCTTTCGTATCGTGAAGAAGTTGAAACCGGGTGAGTACCAATACAACTTCGTGGTGGATGGAAAAGTTACTTTAGATACTTATAATCCCCTTACGTTGCTTCGGGAAGATACGGGAGAAATTTCCTCAGCGCTTCTCGTTCCGGATCGTTCCGGGGTATTGGAAAGGAAGTGA
- the trxB gene encoding thioredoxin-disulfide reductase, giving the protein MPHKVVIIGSGPAGHTAAIYAARANLNPVMYEGFMAGGIAAGGQLTTTTEVENFPGFPEGIDGTKLTTLFRAQSEKYGTKIFTQTITKVDFSKRPFRIWSDDELIEAESVIIATGATAKRMFIRGEDSYWQKGISACAVCDGALPIYRNKELAVIGGGDSAVEEAAHLTKFASKVYLIHRRDSLRASKIMQKRATTHPKIEIIWNTTVEGAEGNGNQLTSLSVKDVTNGKTRDLAVGGLFYAIGHKPNTEIFEGQLDLDETGYIKTVPGTTKTSVEGVFAAGDVQDKTYRQAITAAGSGCMAALEAERWLEAQE; this is encoded by the coding sequence ATGCCCCACAAAGTAGTCATTATTGGATCCGGACCTGCCGGTCATACGGCGGCCATTTATGCAGCCAGAGCGAATTTGAACCCTGTTATGTACGAGGGTTTCATGGCGGGAGGAATCGCGGCCGGAGGACAATTGACGACCACTACGGAAGTGGAAAACTTTCCCGGCTTTCCGGAAGGAATCGACGGAACCAAACTCACTACTCTTTTCAGAGCCCAGTCCGAAAAATACGGTACTAAAATTTTCACCCAGACTATCACGAAAGTGGATTTTTCCAAAAGACCTTTTCGCATTTGGTCGGACGATGAACTCATAGAAGCGGAATCCGTGATCATAGCAACGGGAGCCACCGCTAAAAGAATGTTCATCCGAGGAGAAGATTCCTATTGGCAAAAAGGAATCTCCGCCTGCGCGGTATGCGACGGAGCCCTTCCTATTTATAGAAACAAAGAATTAGCAGTGATCGGAGGAGGAGATTCCGCGGTCGAAGAAGCGGCGCACCTCACTAAGTTCGCTTCCAAAGTTTATCTTATCCACAGAAGAGATAGTTTGCGTGCCTCCAAGATCATGCAAAAGCGTGCGACCACGCATCCTAAAATCGAGATTATCTGGAATACTACTGTAGAAGGTGCCGAAGGTAACGGAAACCAACTCACTTCCCTTTCGGTGAAGGATGTGACGAACGGCAAGACTCGGGATTTAGCGGTAGGCGGTCTATTCTACGCGATCGGCCATAAACCGAATACGGAAATCTTCGAAGGCCAATTGGATCTGGATGAGACCGGTTATATCAAAACCGTACCAGGTACTACAAAAACAAGCGTAGAAGGTGTGTTTGCAGCAGGAGACGTTCAGGACAAGACCTATCGCCAAGCGATTACTGCAGCTGGTTCCGGATGCATGGCGGCTCTCGAAGCCGAAAGATGGCTGGAAGCCCAGGAATGA
- a CDS encoding LA_2490 family SGNH/GDSL-type esterase, producing MDLVKKAGLGILFLGLVFLGTELGLHLLRSPSLQYYRDLKVLHTFHPEYYVALEPNESIYVRHFAGKWEGQFTVNSMGLRGTEDPIQGKPKLLCLGDSLVMGFGVADSDTFCQLLDGIELSGGKRQALNLGVDAYGSRGSYYRLKDIAPRLDNVKEVLFFISPNDFDMPEVLAAKGILPDDQTDALREKDPNYARNFKFQFHLTRISYTLQALKLAWEQILVTYAFTRLTVKQELISAGLYPRSWLEKDLSEGKIPAGSALEGSITTYLKSSFYRPVKKPDCGEKPVLSEIRGMCPEPIPAHVQCTDSMPSIDSLQPLPELTQTYYQKMIDLSRERGFRLIPVILPIQIEEIFCFNNGKYHPLENYAWRASTFFEKRGVRVLRFKKETASMCGTDPSGKSFGVLDHYIPEDGHFTKKGNAWAAKAVRNRLKEPDLAL from the coding sequence ATGGATTTAGTTAAAAAGGCGGGCCTCGGCATCCTCTTTTTAGGACTGGTTTTCCTCGGAACCGAACTCGGATTGCATCTGCTCCGAAGTCCTTCTCTCCAATATTATCGAGATTTGAAAGTTCTGCATACATTCCATCCGGAATACTATGTGGCTCTGGAACCGAACGAGTCTATCTATGTACGTCATTTTGCCGGTAAATGGGAAGGTCAATTTACCGTAAATTCCATGGGTCTCAGGGGAACCGAGGATCCGATCCAAGGAAAACCTAAATTACTTTGCTTGGGGGATAGCCTGGTCATGGGCTTCGGGGTGGCCGATTCGGATACCTTCTGCCAGTTACTGGACGGGATAGAACTCTCGGGAGGAAAAAGGCAGGCCCTGAATCTAGGTGTGGATGCTTACGGCTCCCGGGGATCCTATTACAGACTCAAGGACATCGCTCCCCGTTTGGATAATGTGAAGGAGGTCCTATTCTTCATTTCTCCCAACGATTTCGATATGCCCGAAGTTCTCGCGGCTAAGGGAATTCTACCGGACGACCAAACGGACGCTCTTAGGGAAAAGGATCCCAATTACGCCCGCAATTTTAAATTCCAATTTCATTTAACAAGAATTTCTTATACTCTCCAGGCCTTAAAACTTGCATGGGAGCAGATCCTGGTTACCTACGCTTTTACCCGGCTCACAGTGAAGCAGGAGTTGATTTCCGCGGGACTATACCCTCGTTCTTGGCTGGAAAAGGATCTGTCCGAAGGAAAAATCCCTGCGGGATCCGCTCTAGAGGGAAGTATTACCACTTACTTGAAGTCCTCTTTTTATCGCCCAGTGAAAAAACCGGATTGCGGAGAAAAACCGGTCCTTTCCGAAATTCGGGGAATGTGTCCAGAGCCTATTCCCGCACATGTGCAATGTACGGATAGTATGCCATCCATAGATTCGTTGCAGCCACTTCCGGAACTCACCCAAACGTATTACCAAAAGATGATAGATCTTTCCAGAGAGAGAGGGTTTCGCTTGATTCCGGTGATTCTACCTATTCAGATAGAGGAAATCTTCTGCTTCAATAACGGAAAATACCATCCTCTGGAAAATTACGCCTGGAGGGCTTCTACCTTTTTCGAAAAGAGAGGGGTTCGGGTCTTGAGATTTAAGAAGGAAACCGCCTCCATGTGCGGAACCGATCCGAGCGGAAAAAGCTTCGGAGTCTTGGATCATTATATTCCGGAAGACGGGCATTTCACCAAGAAGGGAAATGCCTGGGCGGCAAAGGCCGTTCGAAACAGACTGAAGGAGCCGGATCTTGCTCTTTAA
- a CDS encoding MBOAT family O-acyltransferase — translation MLFNSLQYLFFAPIVIVVYFIIPARLQKLWLLLASLYFYAIFRVPFVALLIYSIVITYLSVVWMEKSSTKFGRLFFLNIAIWGNLALLYFFKYLDFSIVVWNTIFGLEPCEPNYVYASGLLLPMGISFFTLQAIAYAVDVYHKKVEKAKSLFQFGLFLSFFPQLVAGPIIRAQDMLHQFLDTYTFKKENLLPGIRQVAWGLFKKTFVADPIAAVVDPVFGNPMPYDWLSLAITGSLYIIQMYCDFSGYSDVAIGTGRIMGFHIPINFRQPFLSQTVSEFWRRWHISFSSWLKEYVYIFLGGNKKGVARTYLNLFLTTFVSGIWHGADWNFIVWGFVHASLMVIERFAFSFEKVKTVWDKIPSWIKVAYPFTIFGLSMYFFRARPVEGIGNSVEVGWVMVSRMFQGVDGSIFVGVPLSLIGTVFILMLGDYLMEKETPWAEKLFENKVWVYGVSAVLVSICFILYSVTVSQPFLYFQF, via the coding sequence TTGCTCTTTAATTCCCTGCAGTATTTATTCTTCGCTCCGATCGTAATCGTAGTCTATTTCATCATTCCGGCTAGACTCCAGAAACTTTGGCTTCTTTTGGCGAGCTTGTATTTCTACGCGATCTTTCGAGTGCCCTTTGTGGCTCTTCTCATCTATTCCATCGTGATCACTTATCTCTCGGTGGTTTGGATGGAAAAAAGTTCTACCAAATTCGGAAGATTATTTTTTCTGAATATCGCTATTTGGGGAAACCTGGCTCTATTATATTTCTTTAAATATCTGGATTTTTCCATCGTTGTTTGGAATACTATTTTCGGTTTGGAGCCCTGCGAACCGAATTACGTATACGCCTCGGGTTTACTGCTCCCTATGGGGATTTCCTTTTTTACACTACAGGCCATTGCCTATGCGGTGGACGTGTATCATAAAAAAGTGGAAAAGGCCAAAAGCTTATTCCAATTCGGGCTTTTCTTGAGTTTCTTTCCCCAATTGGTAGCGGGACCGATCATCCGGGCCCAAGATATGCTTCACCAATTCTTGGACACCTATACCTTTAAAAAGGAAAATCTGCTTCCCGGGATCCGTCAAGTCGCTTGGGGATTGTTCAAAAAGACCTTCGTCGCCGATCCGATCGCCGCGGTTGTGGATCCGGTATTCGGCAACCCTATGCCATACGACTGGCTTTCCTTGGCGATTACGGGTTCCCTGTATATTATACAAATGTACTGCGATTTCTCCGGTTATTCCGACGTGGCCATAGGGACGGGAAGAATCATGGGCTTCCATATTCCTATCAACTTCCGTCAGCCTTTTCTTTCCCAGACGGTTTCCGAATTCTGGAGACGCTGGCATATTTCCTTCAGTTCCTGGCTCAAGGAATACGTTTATATTTTCCTGGGAGGAAACAAGAAGGGAGTCGCCCGCACTTATCTGAACTTATTTTTAACCACCTTCGTGAGCGGTATCTGGCACGGAGCGGATTGGAATTTCATCGTATGGGGATTTGTACATGCGAGTCTCATGGTGATAGAAAGATTCGCATTCTCTTTCGAGAAAGTGAAAACAGTATGGGATAAGATTCCTAGCTGGATCAAAGTCGCGTATCCGTTTACCATTTTCGGATTGTCCATGTATTTCTTCCGTGCGAGACCCGTGGAAGGGATCGGTAATAGTGTGGAGGTCGGTTGGGTAATGGTGAGTAGAATGTTCCAAGGAGTCGATGGAAGCATCTTCGTAGGAGTTCCTCTCTCTCTTATCGGAACCGTATTCATACTTATGCTCGGAGATTATCTAATGGAAAAGGAAACTCCATGGGCCGAGAAACTTTTCGAAAACAAGGTTTGGGTCTACGGAGTATCGGCAGTCCTGGTTTCGATCTGTTTTATTCTATACAGCGTAACGGTCAGTCAGCCTTTCCTATATTTCCAGTTTTAG